The Fortiea contorta PCC 7126 genome has a segment encoding these proteins:
- a CDS encoding response regulator, with the protein MDNSSTEINTIRRQLMTLERPKKLKILVVDDEPDNLDLLYRTFRRDFHVLKADSGSQALQILAEEGEVAVIISDQRMPEMKGTEFLSKTLPQFPDTVRIILTGFTDIEDLVEAINAGQVYKYITKPWDPAELKTVVQRAAQTYDLLKQRTEELRYANAQMALLTVLVEIAQNTTCWESVLTPMATAFSVSFGTDVSILQLVEKDSLAATQGFYSLDESTENWLSQDPLTSEAIAIGKIQSSLNILNDARISSIPCYQKSGVQAHLVIPIVYHHEVMGVLSLQWKQPYTLREDELKLIHLSAQLVAIALTSSRRQVTTV; encoded by the coding sequence ATGGATAATTCCAGCACAGAAATTAATACAATCCGTCGTCAATTAATGACTCTAGAAAGACCAAAAAAACTGAAAATCCTGGTAGTAGATGATGAGCCAGATAATCTGGATCTGTTGTATCGTACCTTTCGCCGGGATTTTCATGTCTTGAAAGCTGATAGCGGCTCGCAGGCCTTACAAATTTTGGCCGAGGAAGGGGAAGTAGCCGTAATTATTTCTGACCAGCGAATGCCGGAAATGAAAGGAACTGAGTTCCTCAGTAAGACTCTACCTCAATTTCCGGATACAGTCAGGATTATCCTCACTGGATTTACTGATATAGAAGATTTGGTAGAAGCAATTAATGCTGGGCAAGTTTACAAATATATTACCAAGCCTTGGGATCCAGCAGAATTAAAGACTGTAGTGCAAAGAGCAGCCCAAACCTATGACTTATTAAAGCAACGCACAGAAGAATTACGCTATGCCAATGCTCAAATGGCGCTCTTGACGGTTTTAGTAGAGATAGCACAAAATACAACCTGCTGGGAATCAGTTTTGACACCAATGGCTACGGCTTTTAGTGTTAGTTTTGGCACAGATGTTAGTATTTTACAGCTTGTAGAAAAAGATAGTTTGGCGGCAACTCAAGGGTTTTATAGTCTCGATGAAAGTACGGAAAACTGGTTATCTCAAGACCCGTTGACCAGTGAGGCGATCGCCATCGGCAAAATTCAATCATCCTTAAATATACTGAATGACGCCAGGATATCTAGTATCCCTTGTTATCAAAAATCTGGGGTGCAAGCACATCTAGTGATTCCCATTGTTTATCACCATGAAGTTATGGGAGTATTATCACTACAGTGGAAACAACCATACACTTTGCGCGAAGATGAATTAAAGCTGATTCATTTATCAGCTCAACTAGTAGCGATCGCTCTCACTAGCAGTCGCCGCCAAGTAACTACAGTGTAG
- the ubiE gene encoding bifunctional demethylmenaquinone methyltransferase/2-methoxy-6-polyprenyl-1,4-benzoquinol methylase UbiE: protein MTQEIRAIFDRIAPVYDQLNDWLSLGQHRIWKEMTIKWSGAQSGDICLDLCCGSGDIALNLAKRVGKTGHVYGVDFSPNLLATAKARSQTQYPQPAITWVEADVLNLPFADNQFNAATMGYGLRNVTDIRRSLQELHRVLKPAAKAAILDFHRPSSPQLRAFQQWYLDHVVVPMATQLGVKEEYAYISPSLDRFPVGKAQVELAYQVGFAHATHYPIANGMMGVLVINKS from the coding sequence ATGACTCAAGAAATTCGCGCCATCTTTGATCGCATTGCTCCTGTTTATGACCAACTCAATGATTGGTTAAGTTTGGGACAACATCGCATCTGGAAGGAAATGACCATCAAATGGAGCGGTGCTCAATCAGGTGATATCTGTTTAGATTTGTGTTGTGGGAGTGGCGATATCGCCCTGAATCTAGCTAAACGGGTAGGAAAAACTGGACATGTATATGGCGTGGACTTTTCCCCAAACCTGCTAGCAACCGCAAAAGCACGCTCGCAAACACAATACCCCCAGCCTGCTATCACTTGGGTAGAAGCCGACGTACTAAATCTACCTTTTGCAGACAACCAATTCAACGCCGCCACAATGGGCTATGGGTTAAGAAATGTTACAGATATTCGTCGCAGTCTGCAAGAGTTACACCGCGTCCTCAAACCAGCTGCAAAAGCTGCAATTTTAGATTTTCATCGCCCCAGCAGTCCACAACTGCGAGCGTTTCAGCAGTGGTATCTAGATCATGTTGTCGTTCCTATGGCGACACAGTTGGGCGTTAAGGAAGAATATGCTTATATCAGCCCTAGCCTAGACCGCTTTCCAGTGGGAAAAGCGCAGGTAGAGCTAGCATATCAAGTTGGTTTTGCACACGCCACACACTATCCCATTGCTAACGGTATGATGGGAGTGCTGGTAATCAATAAAAGTTGA
- a CDS encoding DUF445 domain-containing protein, with protein sequence MDWSHLWLYVSPPILGGIIGYFTNDIAIKMLFRPYQAIYIAGRRLPFTPGLIPRNQERLAQRISNTIMGSLLTPEELQKLARRLLQTERVQSAILWLLQLAIEQVNSEEKNPKSAKIVAGILRDLLGESLPRLLKVLARREDFLEPQINQIFDQVLLEFQLSEEQSTRLADWLVQVVVPPDVLRQTIVDFLTDRTIQIIDESFREKSSGTYWVVANLFGLRNTLTRLRTYCLDEKEATNGRLQELIQDLQMRDRIKKLLQNLTLQNLPIGTVRQLRKTTRESVRHYLQNSGSDLLQGLTESVDWENIALLLLNRLSASPVISTSLEVVSQELALILERYLEKDLEAIVAQVIPILSIDQVIVDRVKSTSPADLEAAIEGIVKSELQAIVTLGGVLGFIVGLFQTGFLLLNRG encoded by the coding sequence GTGGATTGGTCTCATCTCTGGCTGTATGTATCTCCCCCGATATTAGGTGGAATTATTGGCTATTTCACAAATGATATAGCCATCAAAATGTTGTTTCGTCCCTACCAAGCAATTTATATTGCTGGACGAAGATTACCATTCACTCCTGGATTGATCCCCCGCAACCAGGAACGTTTGGCGCAGAGGATTTCCAATACAATTATGGGGTCGCTATTGACACCAGAGGAGTTGCAAAAACTAGCACGTCGCTTGTTACAAACAGAACGTGTACAATCAGCAATTCTTTGGTTATTGCAATTAGCAATTGAACAAGTTAACTCAGAGGAAAAAAATCCTAAAAGTGCCAAAATTGTAGCAGGAATTTTGCGCGATTTATTGGGAGAATCTTTGCCGCGTCTCCTCAAGGTTTTAGCACGACGTGAAGATTTTTTAGAACCGCAGATAAATCAAATTTTTGACCAAGTATTGCTAGAATTTCAACTGAGTGAAGAACAATCGACGCGACTTGCTGATTGGTTAGTGCAAGTAGTTGTCCCACCTGATGTATTGCGACAAACAATAGTTGATTTTTTGACCGATCGCACAATTCAAATTATTGATGAAAGCTTTCGAGAAAAAAGCAGTGGTACTTATTGGGTTGTGGCGAATCTGTTTGGTTTACGCAATACTCTCACTAGATTGCGGACTTATTGTTTAGATGAAAAAGAGGCTACAAATGGGCGTTTGCAAGAATTAATTCAAGATTTGCAAATGCGCGATCGCATTAAAAAGTTACTCCAAAATTTAACTCTACAAAACTTACCAATTGGCACAGTTCGCCAACTCAGAAAAACTACTAGAGAAAGTGTCCGTCATTATTTACAAAATAGTGGTAGCGATTTACTACAAGGATTAACTGAATCTGTTGATTGGGAAAATATAGCTCTATTATTGCTTAATCGTTTGAGCGCTTCGCCTGTGATTAGTACTTCTTTAGAAGTTGTCAGTCAAGAATTGGCTCTAATTTTGGAGCGATATTTAGAAAAAGATTTAGAAGCAATTGTCGCTCAAGTAATTCCTATTTTGTCGATAGATCAAGTAATTGTTGACCGTGTAAAATCTACTTCACCCGCTGATTTAGAAGCTGCTATCGAGGGAATAGTTAAAAGCGAATTACAAGCAATTGTGACTTTAGGTGGCGTTTTGGGTTTTATTGTTGGGTTATTCCAGACAGGATTTTTATTACTGAATAGGGGTTAG
- a CDS encoding Uma2 family endonuclease, with amino-acid sequence MATQISETKSSTQLVISWEPLPDDFYLEDEPVENTGQPILAGALGESLEISGFIQPQMLIASNFGLCATLNGQFIVKAPDWVYVPRVNQVLANRKSYTPNLEGDIPTVVMEFLSDTEGGEYSVKRTYPPGKWFFYEQVLQVPIYIIFEPDGGLVEFYQLENGRYELQQPDENGRHWINFMGLFLGTWQGTKEARTGYWLRWWDEAGNLLLWAVEQIEQERQRAEQERQQKERLIAYLQSQGIDPNNLPID; translated from the coding sequence ATGGCAACCCAGATTAGTGAGACTAAATCCTCAACTCAACTGGTAATCTCTTGGGAACCATTGCCCGATGATTTTTACCTAGAGGATGAACCAGTGGAAAATACAGGTCAGCCAATCTTGGCTGGTGCTTTGGGTGAAAGTCTAGAAATCAGTGGTTTCATCCAACCGCAGATGTTAATCGCCTCAAATTTTGGTCTTTGTGCAACACTCAATGGACAATTTATTGTTAAAGCACCAGATTGGGTTTATGTTCCCCGCGTCAATCAAGTTTTAGCTAACCGCAAAAGCTACACACCAAATTTAGAAGGAGATATTCCTACAGTGGTGATGGAATTTCTCTCGGACACCGAAGGTGGAGAATATTCAGTGAAGCGGACTTATCCGCCAGGAAAATGGTTTTTCTACGAGCAAGTTTTGCAGGTTCCTATTTACATAATTTTTGAACCAGATGGTGGGTTGGTGGAATTTTATCAACTGGAAAATGGACGCTATGAATTACAGCAACCAGACGAAAATGGTCGTCATTGGATTAATTTTATGGGATTATTTTTAGGAACTTGGCAAGGAACAAAAGAAGCTAGAACAGGTTATTGGTTGCGGTGGTGGGATGAAGCAGGTAATTTGTTACTGTGGGCTGTAGAACAAATTGAACAAGAACGCCAACGCGCCGAACAAGAACGCCAGCAAAAAGAAAGACTAATTGCTTATTTACAATCTCAAGGTATTGATCCGAATAATTTGCCCATAGATTAA
- a CDS encoding Lin0512 family protein produces the protein MVCKRLIIEMAMGIDQHGQEPTVAAARAVRNAIAHNALPGVWEVAGLSHPDQMIVEVQVAVPYPEKVQADEVLAVLPFGRKTLSVESGGMIVQGRAIPELNDQNDEMLIAVAAVTVLIETES, from the coding sequence ATGGTATGCAAACGCTTGATAATTGAGATGGCGATGGGAATCGATCAGCATGGACAAGAACCGACAGTAGCTGCAGCTAGGGCTGTGAGAAATGCGATCGCCCACAATGCTTTACCGGGAGTTTGGGAAGTAGCAGGATTGAGTCACCCCGATCAAATGATTGTTGAAGTTCAAGTAGCAGTACCCTACCCTGAAAAAGTACAAGCTGATGAAGTATTAGCTGTGTTGCCATTTGGACGCAAAACCCTGAGTGTAGAATCTGGAGGAATGATTGTTCAGGGGCGCGCAATTCCGGAATTGAACGATCAAAATGACGAAATGTTGATTGCGGTGGCAGCAGTTACGGTTTTGATTGAAACTGAATCTTAA
- a CDS encoding NAD-binding protein: MEQNATTDNNLFLVCGLGNLGQYCVSVFKEFGVKVNAIEATDIQTWEIPDLPDLVDKLVIGDCRQMRILEQAGICQCRAILIVTSDERINIAAAFAARSLNPDVRLVIRSAQDNLNDILSANLGNFVAFEATQLPAKSFALAALSSETKGLFTLEDRLLRVLQVTIDASSRWRTCSQVAQINSIQRRVITHTKAGKPLPKGFYHWEPEAPVVVGDCLAYIETSEKLTAPATQSVSSRRQLKRAIATTIKWRNLRQKLTEFWQDSSQTRRVAIVYGLLMISLYLCGTLFYKLQYPQISWQDALNVSLVLSLGGYDNLFGQLKMPFEVPWWLHLFSISLTIAGTIFVGILYAIMTERILAARFQFSRRRLPVPKTDHVVLIGLGRVGQRVAQLLQEFKQPLVGVHVTDLEWGVLSGIPLITGNIKNALSRVNITTAKSVIIVTDDEVANLEIALRAHAVNPTANLVIRTFDPRFSENVARLLPYARVLGAYALSAEAFVAAAFGENILNVFRLNNQTTLVTEYQIEADDTLNGKLLSEIAYGYGVVPIFHSRPKQQNPKFIPSDDIELIVGDRLIVLATIEGLQRVERGSIHTPHWLVQVEKAFSAEAAFAGAAVIARISGCDMQIARTLMNQLPGTLQHRLYKHQAHRLVSELSKSQVVAHIVRVI, from the coding sequence ATGGAACAAAATGCAACAACAGATAACAATTTATTCTTAGTTTGTGGACTGGGAAATCTAGGACAATATTGCGTATCTGTATTTAAAGAATTTGGGGTGAAAGTTAATGCAATTGAAGCGACAGATATTCAAACATGGGAAATTCCCGATTTACCAGATTTAGTAGATAAATTGGTGATTGGTGATTGTCGCCAGATGCGGATATTAGAACAAGCCGGCATCTGCCAGTGTCGAGCAATTTTAATTGTCACCAGTGATGAGAGAATTAATATTGCAGCTGCATTTGCGGCGCGATCGCTTAATCCTGATGTGCGGTTAGTAATTCGGTCAGCCCAGGATAATTTAAATGACATATTGAGTGCAAATCTCGGAAATTTCGTGGCTTTTGAAGCTACCCAGTTACCCGCTAAAAGCTTTGCACTGGCGGCTTTGAGTAGCGAAACCAAAGGACTTTTCACCCTAGAAGACCGATTATTGAGAGTTTTGCAAGTCACCATCGATGCTTCTTCTCGTTGGCGCACTTGCTCTCAAGTTGCCCAGATTAATAGCATACAGCGCCGAGTCATTACTCACACCAAAGCTGGAAAACCTCTCCCAAAGGGATTTTATCATTGGGAGCCGGAAGCACCAGTCGTTGTAGGCGACTGTTTAGCGTATATTGAAACCAGCGAAAAGTTAACCGCGCCAGCAACACAATCTGTCAGCAGTCGGCGACAATTAAAACGGGCGATCGCCACTACAATTAAATGGCGAAACCTCCGCCAAAAATTGACTGAATTTTGGCAAGACAGCTCCCAAACCCGCCGCGTCGCTATAGTTTATGGGTTGTTGATGATCAGTCTTTATCTCTGCGGTACTCTGTTCTATAAACTACAATATCCGCAGATTTCTTGGCAAGACGCCCTGAATGTATCTCTGGTTCTCAGCCTTGGGGGTTACGATAACCTGTTTGGACAGTTAAAAATGCCCTTCGAGGTTCCCTGGTGGTTGCATTTATTCAGTATCAGCCTCACCATCGCTGGGACAATTTTCGTGGGGATTCTTTATGCGATTATGACTGAACGCATCCTCGCTGCGAGATTCCAATTCTCTCGGCGCCGTCTCCCTGTACCGAAAACTGACCACGTGGTATTAATTGGTTTGGGGAGAGTGGGACAGCGAGTGGCGCAGTTGCTGCAGGAATTTAAGCAACCGCTGGTAGGTGTTCACGTCACAGATTTAGAATGGGGTGTTTTATCGGGAATTCCTCTGATTACTGGCAATATTAAAAATGCCTTAAGTAGAGTTAATATTACTACAGCCAAAAGTGTGATAATTGTTACTGATGACGAAGTAGCTAACTTAGAAATAGCTTTGAGAGCGCACGCCGTCAACCCCACAGCTAATTTAGTCATTCGTACCTTTGATCCTCGTTTCAGCGAAAACGTAGCGCGGTTGCTTCCTTATGCGCGGGTTTTAGGAGCTTATGCACTATCAGCAGAAGCATTTGTTGCGGCTGCATTTGGTGAAAATATTTTGAATGTGTTTCGCTTAAACAACCAAACCACCTTGGTGACAGAATATCAAATTGAAGCCGACGACACCTTAAATGGCAAATTACTCAGTGAAATTGCTTATGGTTATGGCGTAGTGCCAATTTTTCACAGCAGACCAAAACAGCAAAACCCTAAGTTTATACCTTCTGATGATATTGAATTGATTGTAGGCGATCGCCTGATAGTTCTCGCCACCATAGAAGGACTCCAGCGAGTGGAACGGGGAAGCATTCACACCCCCCATTGGTTAGTACAGGTAGAAAAAGCCTTTTCCGCCGAAGCGGCCTTCGCTGGCGCAGCGGTAATTGCGCGGATTTCTGGCTGCGACATGCAAATTGCTAGAACCCTGATGAACCAGCTCCCCGGAACACTACAACATCGACTCTACAAACACCAAGCCCATCGTTTAGTCAGCGAATTGAGTAAATCTCAAGTTGTAGCGCATATAGTCCGGGTTATTTAA
- a CDS encoding BON domain-containing protein, whose product MKKLIPFLVSGVLVVGIFGCQEATKTGSEKNGATNEAVKPAKDAAQNTNTANKGTAAQNAATAGKTTAKATVDTTKQVAANATGNTKSLILSKLEEKIPGSKLQVEEKEGAVTIKGTVPTAADIKKIEPIVKPLKGVKSVKVEAKAASTKPQ is encoded by the coding sequence ATGAAAAAGCTAATCCCTTTTTTAGTGAGTGGTGTTTTAGTAGTTGGTATCTTTGGTTGCCAAGAAGCGACAAAAACTGGCTCAGAAAAGAATGGCGCTACCAATGAAGCAGTGAAACCCGCAAAAGACGCAGCCCAAAACACTAACACTGCTAATAAAGGCACTGCTGCTCAAAATGCCGCTACAGCAGGAAAAACAACAGCCAAAGCTACTGTTGATACTACTAAACAAGTAGCTGCCAATGCCACTGGTAATACCAAAAGCTTAATTCTCAGCAAGCTAGAAGAAAAGATTCCTGGTAGCAAATTACAAGTAGAAGAAAAAGAGGGTGCTGTGACAATTAAAGGCACAGTTCCCACTGCAGCCGACATTAAGAAAATTGAACCGATAGTTAAGCCACTCAAAGGTGTCAAGAGTGTCAAAGTGGAAGCAAAAGCCGCATCAACCAAACCTCAATAG